Proteins encoded by one window of Drosophila melanogaster chromosome X:
- the CG2533 gene encoding uncharacterized protein, producing MSQLMEMTRHVTSWLGWTPTPTCDVAEEEEPLQESSGIVTVLVLYLGMAGIFAALSLCTTTSDDQVRARAKRELMAMERRQLQRLERQGRATGLTLLPNWTTAMPSLIREVAAPRPSVIQLEEQRLRMRLLQLTDQKEQEEHDSQDWHDAVDAPEEEQATSCLAPKSQNSTFFDLPLDSE from the coding sequence ATGTCGCAACTGATGGAGATGACCCGCCACGTGACCTCTTGGCTTGGCTGGACACCGACGCCCACATGCGACGtcgcggaggaggaggagccgcTGCAGGAATCGTCCGGCATTGTGACCGTACTGGTTCTCTACCTGGGCATGGCCGGCATCTTTGCGGCCCTGAGTCTCTGCACCACGACCAGCGACGACCAGGTGCGGGCCCGGGCCAAGCGGGAACTGATGGCCATGGAGCGCCGCCAGTTGCAGCGTCTGGAGCGGCAGGGCAGGGCAACGGGGTTAACTCTGCTGCCAAACTGGACGACCGCCATGCCATCGCTTATTCGCGAAGTGGCTGCTCCTAGGCCTTCAGTCATTCAACTGGAAGAGCAGCGCTTGCGGATGCGTCTGCTCCAGCTAACGGATcagaaggagcaggaggagcacgATTCCCAGGATTGGCACGATGCTGTGGATGCGCCAGAGGAGGAGCAGGCCACCAGTTGCCTCGCCCCCAAGAGCCAAAATTCCACTTTCTTTGACCTTCCCTTAGACTCCGAATGA